A genome region from Nocardia sp. NBC_00565 includes the following:
- a CDS encoding NAD(P)-dependent oxidoreductase — protein MDIAVLGMGKMGRALAGRLIDGGHRVRVWNRTKGRAGQLVSAGAEEAQSIAAAVDGVDVVVTMLADDAAVRAVALGELRPLMGSATVYVDCSTVSPALSGALSEGFADRFVAMPVLGSPAAVSAGQAVLLVGGAADRIDRLGPMIDSLSETVRRYDTAPLALTAKLTNNMLLLSGVVALAEAFAVGRSGGLRDDQLRDLLATSVAPGLRNRFDSVLAGSPEGWWTVVLGAKDAGLAIETARAAGVELPSAEVVRQLYEAVATGHADADIAFVTDLYGRTTP, from the coding sequence ATGGATATCGCGGTGTTGGGCATGGGAAAGATGGGGCGGGCGCTGGCCGGGCGGCTGATAGACGGTGGGCACCGGGTGCGGGTGTGGAACCGAACGAAGGGTAGGGCTGGGCAACTCGTGTCCGCGGGCGCTGAGGAGGCGCAAAGTATCGCCGCGGCTGTGGATGGTGTGGATGTCGTTGTCACTATGTTGGCCGACGACGCCGCGGTCAGGGCGGTGGCGTTGGGGGAGTTGCGTCCGCTGATGGGCTCGGCGACCGTCTATGTCGATTGCTCGACGGTGTCGCCTGCCCTCAGTGGTGCGCTGAGCGAGGGGTTTGCGGATCGGTTCGTCGCTATGCCGGTCCTCGGTAGTCCCGCTGCGGTTAGTGCGGGGCAAGCGGTCTTGCTCGTCGGCGGTGCAGCCGACCGGATCGACCGGCTCGGTCCGATGATCGATTCGCTGTCGGAGACGGTCCGGCGCTACGACACGGCGCCGCTGGCCCTCACCGCAAAGCTGACGAACAACATGTTGTTGCTTTCCGGAGTTGTCGCGCTGGCTGAGGCGTTCGCCGTCGGCCGGTCGGGAGGACTGCGGGACGATCAATTGCGAGATCTGCTCGCCACGAGCGTGGCGCCCGGATTACGGAACCGGTTCGACAGCGTGCTGGCCGGCTCTCCCGAGGGGTGGTGGACCGTGGTCCTCGGAGCGAAGGATGCTGGATTGGCGATCGAAACAGCACGTGCCGCTGGTGTCGAGTTGCCGTCGGCCGAGGTGGTGCGGCAGCTTTATGAGGCAGTGGCGACCGGTCACGCGGATGCCGACATCGCGTTCGTCACCGACCTGTACGGCCGGACGACGCCGTAG
- a CDS encoding phytoene desaturase family protein: MSDYDAIVIGAGHNGLTAAAILQRGGARTICLEANHYSGGMASSVELIDGFRFEIAGSVQFPTPSAIREDLGLDTLPTVEPEVMSTNIADGRGQPLIFYRDPMRLMAHLNEVHGGEAVAGMAAIFAWAQAPARALGRFDVRKPPKTYDEMYACATNEEERQAITDMLFGSVADVVDRFLPDKEKHAALRAMLSFLAVNTTYRGPATPGSAAGLAYGLASPPDSMPMMTKFVGGVGALTDHLRLMFTEHGGELRLRAKVSNILADNDQVCGVRLEDGSVITAPIVVSNLSPDVTLTGLLDSSRLPTDLAARVSRIDHRGSYLQMHFALAGRPEFAAPYELLNEPGMQESIGLFGTLEELQQQWEDCRRGLVPQDPSIALQIPSGLDADLAPPGKHAASAFALWFPVEADRSDYARLRAAMADRVIEKITRYAPNFEELIIRKTIFAPHNMERMFGVPGGDFCHGLLHPDQIGMNRPGPRGYLDLPIPIEGLYLGGAGCHGGPAISFIPGYNAGYQALEDRARQG; the protein is encoded by the coding sequence ATGAGCGACTACGACGCGATCGTTATCGGAGCCGGGCACAACGGGCTGACCGCGGCGGCAATCCTGCAGCGTGGCGGAGCGCGGACGATATGTCTGGAAGCGAATCACTATTCCGGGGGAATGGCGTCGTCGGTCGAGCTCATCGACGGATTCCGCTTCGAGATCGCCGGTTCGGTGCAGTTCCCGACGCCCAGCGCCATTCGCGAAGACCTGGGCCTCGACACGCTGCCGACGGTTGAGCCCGAGGTGATGTCGACCAACATCGCGGACGGCCGCGGGCAGCCGTTGATCTTCTATCGAGATCCCATGCGGCTCATGGCCCACCTCAACGAGGTGCACGGCGGCGAGGCGGTCGCCGGAATGGCCGCGATATTCGCTTGGGCACAGGCTCCGGCTCGGGCGTTGGGCCGCTTCGATGTTCGAAAGCCCCCCAAGACCTATGACGAAATGTATGCCTGCGCCACCAATGAAGAAGAGCGGCAGGCGATTACCGATATGCTCTTCGGCTCCGTGGCCGACGTGGTCGACCGGTTCCTGCCCGATAAAGAAAAGCATGCCGCCCTGCGTGCCATGCTGTCATTCCTCGCGGTGAACACCACCTATCGCGGTCCGGCCACCCCGGGCAGCGCCGCCGGTCTCGCGTACGGCCTGGCCTCGCCACCCGACTCGATGCCGATGATGACGAAATTCGTCGGTGGTGTCGGCGCGCTCACCGACCACCTTCGCCTGATGTTCACCGAGCACGGCGGCGAGCTGCGGTTGCGGGCGAAGGTCAGCAACATTCTCGCCGACAATGACCAGGTCTGCGGGGTTCGATTGGAGGACGGATCGGTGATCACCGCGCCGATCGTCGTCTCCAACCTGTCGCCGGACGTCACTTTGACCGGCCTGCTGGATTCGAGCAGGCTGCCCACCGATCTCGCGGCGCGGGTATCCCGGATCGACCACCGCGGTTCATATCTGCAGATGCATTTCGCCCTGGCCGGCCGGCCTGAGTTCGCCGCGCCGTATGAGTTACTGAACGAACCCGGGATGCAGGAGTCCATCGGACTGTTCGGCACGCTCGAAGAGCTGCAACAACAATGGGAGGATTGTCGTCGCGGGCTTGTTCCGCAGGACCCGTCCATCGCGCTGCAGATTCCCAGTGGGCTCGACGCCGATCTGGCCCCGCCCGGAAAACACGCGGCGAGCGCCTTCGCCCTGTGGTTCCCGGTGGAGGCCGACCGAAGTGATTACGCACGTCTACGGGCCGCGATGGCGGACCGGGTGATCGAGAAGATCACTCGATACGCGCCCAACTTCGAGGAGCTGATTATTCGGAAGACCATCTTCGCTCCGCACAACATGGAGCGAATGTTCGGAGTGCCCGGCGGCGATTTCTGTCACGGGCTGCTGCACCCCGATCAGATCGGAATGAACCGTCCTGGACCACGCGGCTACCTCGACCTCCCCATCCCGATCGAGGGCCTATATCTGGGCGGCGCCGGTTGCCACGGCGGCCCCGCCATCAGCTTCATTCCCGGCTATAACGCCGGCTATCAGGCACTGGAGGACCGAGCCCGGCAAGGCTGA
- a CDS encoding TetR family transcriptional regulator encodes MARRPQTARSERTRDALRRAALVRFIAQGFDATTAEQIAGDAGVTLRTFYRHFSSKHDLLFPDYDAHLSWFREALAESGPDEPITRSVQRAVQKFPFDHSMVADVAALREVELDRERIERHIRQVEADFAAEIEHYLLRSATNRIEQSADDLLLTSVTAHCVAAAVFAAMGVWMRGRHESLDELARLCARALAALESGLILRLES; translated from the coding sequence ATGGCCCGACGCCCGCAGACAGCTCGCAGTGAGCGAACTCGTGATGCGCTGCGGCGGGCTGCCCTTGTGCGTTTCATCGCGCAGGGCTTCGACGCGACGACGGCAGAGCAGATCGCCGGTGACGCGGGCGTCACCTTGCGGACCTTCTACCGCCACTTCTCCTCGAAGCACGACCTGTTGTTTCCCGACTACGACGCCCATCTGAGCTGGTTTCGGGAGGCACTCGCGGAGAGTGGTCCGGACGAGCCGATCACGCGATCGGTGCAGCGGGCCGTGCAGAAATTTCCCTTTGACCACTCGATGGTCGCTGATGTGGCCGCGTTGCGTGAAGTCGAGCTCGACCGAGAACGCATCGAGCGCCACATCCGCCAGGTGGAGGCCGATTTCGCGGCCGAGATCGAGCACTATCTGCTGCGGTCGGCGACGAACCGGATCGAACAGAGCGCCGACGATCTGTTGCTGACGTCGGTCACCGCGCACTGCGTGGCGGCAGCGGTGTTCGCCGCGATGGGGGTGTGGATGCGTGGTCGACACGAGAGCCTGGACGAACTGGCCCGCCTGTGTGCCCGCGCCTTGGCCGCGCTCGAAAGCGGGCTGATTCTTCGTCTCGAATCGTGA
- a CDS encoding DUF2834 domain-containing protein: MIALLVHAILGLVAIGTLIRLNRSTFRRPTDGPRVSVMEALYGAIGVVSVVLGWYFNVRFVQHYGGRNPIWGDGASWTHYVSLMFTNDAARSASQDYTIANVVILPLWTIIDGRRRGISSPWLYFVISLFTSFAFAVCAYLFTLERLDRHHKASSTSEPAAAAG; the protein is encoded by the coding sequence GTGATTGCACTACTCGTCCACGCGATCCTCGGACTCGTCGCGATCGGCACACTGATCAGGCTCAACCGATCCACCTTCCGCCGGCCGACCGACGGTCCGCGAGTAAGCGTGATGGAAGCGTTGTACGGAGCGATCGGTGTCGTTTCGGTCGTCCTCGGCTGGTATTTCAATGTGCGGTTTGTTCAGCACTATGGCGGCCGCAATCCTATTTGGGGTGACGGCGCGAGCTGGACTCACTACGTATCGCTCATGTTCACCAACGATGCCGCTCGCTCCGCGTCGCAGGACTACACCATCGCCAACGTGGTCATTTTGCCCCTGTGGACGATCATCGACGGGCGTCGGCGCGGCATCTCGTCGCCGTGGCTCTACTTTGTGATCAGTCTGTTCACCAGCTTCGCCTTCGCCGTCTGCGCCTACCTGTTCACCCTCGAGCGGCTCGATCGCCACCACAAGGCAAGCAGCACAAGCGAACCGGCCGCCGCTGCCGGTTGA
- a CDS encoding molybdopterin-dependent oxidoreductase, protein MANLRASSGIVSAGAALGVAELISVPIGPNSAPFNAFGSVVIDSTPQHLREWVIGTFGTNDKVLLYAAMFLVAIGVAAFAGLLERTTRPLGSALFVAFGIAGVIAACTRANASWTYALPTLLGSVVGLFALRMLIRRVDAAPPAKPRRASREKSAAATESANAAPPSEQPARRRLLGGVVGVGVLALVTGLTGRQLAARANDVSANRAAVRLPAPADPAAPVPAAAELRVAGLTPFITSNSSFYRIDTALTVPQLSTDDWNLRIHGMVDREVTLSYADLAERTPIERIFTLTCVSNPVGGDLTGNARWLGYRVADLLAEAGVRSGADMVLSTSIDDFTAGTPLTALTDGRDALLAIGMNGEPLPVPHGYPVRLVVPGLYGYLSATKWVIDLEVTRFDRARGYWARRGWSTQGPIKTEARIDTPKSSTKLSTGPVAIAGIAWAQRRGVTAVEVQVDNEDWQPAQLSEEYSIDTWRQWVYQWDATPGPHTVRARATDGTGAVQTAERKDVVPDGASGYPSVSVQVG, encoded by the coding sequence ATGGCAAATCTGCGCGCATCGAGCGGGATCGTGTCCGCCGGGGCGGCCCTCGGTGTAGCCGAGCTGATATCGGTCCCGATCGGACCGAATAGCGCGCCGTTCAACGCTTTCGGCTCCGTTGTCATCGATTCCACACCGCAGCATCTTCGTGAATGGGTCATCGGCACCTTCGGCACCAACGACAAGGTCTTGCTGTACGCGGCGATGTTCCTGGTGGCGATCGGCGTCGCCGCGTTCGCCGGATTGCTCGAGCGGACCACTCGGCCACTCGGGTCGGCGCTGTTCGTCGCCTTCGGCATCGCAGGAGTGATCGCCGCATGCACCAGGGCGAACGCGTCGTGGACCTACGCCCTGCCGACGCTACTCGGCAGCGTTGTCGGATTGTTCGCGCTGCGGATGCTGATCCGACGCGTCGACGCGGCCCCGCCCGCGAAACCCCGGCGGGCATCGCGCGAAAAGAGCGCTGCCGCTACCGAATCGGCCAACGCTGCGCCCCCATCGGAGCAGCCGGCACGGCGCCGGCTCCTCGGCGGAGTGGTCGGTGTCGGAGTGCTCGCGCTGGTGACCGGATTGACCGGACGACAACTCGCCGCGCGCGCCAACGACGTGTCCGCAAATCGGGCGGCGGTCCGCCTGCCCGCCCCGGCCGACCCGGCGGCGCCCGTTCCGGCCGCCGCCGAACTGCGGGTTGCCGGGCTGACACCATTCATCACTTCGAATTCCAGCTTCTACCGGATCGATACCGCGTTGACCGTGCCGCAACTCTCGACCGATGACTGGAACTTGCGCATCCACGGCATGGTCGACCGCGAAGTCACCCTCTCCTACGCCGATCTGGCCGAACGCACGCCGATCGAGCGGATATTCACCTTGACCTGCGTGTCGAATCCCGTCGGCGGCGACCTGACCGGCAACGCGCGGTGGCTCGGCTATCGGGTCGCCGATCTGCTGGCGGAGGCAGGCGTGCGCTCGGGCGCCGATATGGTCCTGTCCACCAGCATCGACGACTTCACCGCCGGAACCCCGCTGACGGCACTGACCGACGGCCGTGATGCGCTGCTGGCGATCGGGATGAACGGGGAACCGTTGCCTGTACCCCACGGCTATCCGGTCCGCCTCGTCGTACCCGGGCTCTACGGATACCTCTCGGCAACCAAATGGGTGATCGATCTCGAGGTGACCAGATTCGATCGGGCGCGCGGTTATTGGGCTCGGCGCGGCTGGTCGACCCAAGGGCCGATCAAGACCGAAGCCAGAATCGATACGCCGAAATCATCGACGAAACTATCGACCGGCCCGGTCGCGATCGCCGGCATTGCCTGGGCTCAGCGTCGAGGTGTGACAGCGGTCGAGGTCCAGGTGGACAACGAGGATTGGCAGCCCGCGCAACTGTCCGAGGAGTACTCGATCGACACGTGGCGGCAATGGGTCTATCAGTGGGACGCGACGCCCGGGCCACACACTGTGCGCGCCCGCGCGACCGACGGTACCGGTGCCGTGCAGACCGCTGAGAGAAAGGACGTGGTCCCCGACGGTGCGTCCGGCTATCCATCGGTGTCCGTGCAGGTCGGGTAG